The following are encoded in a window of Corynebacterium marinum DSM 44953 genomic DNA:
- a CDS encoding bifunctional 2-methylcitrate synthase/citrate synthase, whose protein sequence is MTTSTATTNTAAQAAPEPDVRKGLYGVVADYTAVSKVMPETNSLTYRGYAVQDLVEHCSFEEVFYLLWNGELPTGDQLAEFNRKGRSYRSLDPGLISLIHSLPTECHPMDVMRTAVSYMGTKDPEHFTPDTEHITHVGHNLLAQLPMVLAMDIRRRQGKDIVAPDPEKSVAENLLSMVFGNGPESPASNPEDVRDFEKSLILYAEHSFNASTFTGRVITSTRSDVYSAITGAIGALKGPLHGGANEFVMHTMLAIDDPGMASDWVNNALDNKDLIMGFGHRVYKKGDSRVPSMEKSFRALAERHDGAKWVAMYENMRDAMDSRTGIKPNLDFPAGPAYHLLGFPVDFFTPLFVIARVAGWTAHIVEQYEDNSLIRPLSAYNGPEQREVVPMDQR, encoded by the coding sequence ATGACCACCAGCACCGCCACCACGAACACCGCCGCCCAGGCAGCGCCCGAGCCCGACGTCCGGAAGGGGCTCTACGGGGTTGTCGCCGATTACACCGCCGTGTCCAAGGTCATGCCGGAGACCAACTCCCTGACCTACCGCGGCTACGCGGTCCAGGATCTCGTCGAGCACTGCTCCTTCGAGGAGGTCTTCTACCTCCTCTGGAACGGTGAGCTGCCTACCGGGGATCAGCTGGCCGAGTTCAACAGGAAGGGCCGTTCCTACCGCTCGCTCGACCCGGGCCTCATCTCTCTGATCCACTCCCTGCCCACCGAATGCCACCCGATGGACGTCATGCGCACTGCCGTGTCCTACATGGGTACTAAGGACCCGGAGCACTTCACCCCCGACACCGAGCACATCACCCACGTCGGCCACAACCTGCTCGCCCAGCTGCCGATGGTGCTGGCCATGGATATCCGCCGCCGCCAGGGCAAGGACATCGTCGCCCCCGACCCGGAGAAATCCGTCGCCGAAAACCTGCTCTCCATGGTCTTCGGCAACGGCCCGGAGTCCCCTGCGTCGAACCCGGAGGACGTCCGCGACTTCGAGAAGTCCCTCATCCTCTACGCCGAGCACTCCTTCAACGCCTCCACTTTCACCGGCCGGGTGATCACCTCCACCCGCTCGGACGTGTATTCCGCCATCACCGGCGCCATCGGCGCCCTCAAGGGTCCGCTGCACGGCGGAGCCAACGAGTTCGTCATGCACACCATGCTCGCCATCGACGACCCCGGCATGGCCTCCGATTGGGTGAACAACGCCCTGGACAACAAAGACCTCATCATGGGCTTCGGGCACCGGGTGTACAAGAAGGGTGACAGCCGCGTGCCGTCGATGGAGAAGTCCTTCCGCGCGCTCGCCGAGCGCCACGACGGAGCCAAGTGGGTGGCGATGTACGAGAACATGCGCGACGCCATGGACTCCCGCACCGGCATCAAGCCGAACCTGGACTTCCCGGCCGGCCCCGCATACCACCTGCTCGGCTTCCCGGTGGACTTTTTCACTCCGCTGTTCGTCATAGCACGGGTGGCGGGCTGGACCGCCCATATCGTCGAGCAGTACGAGGACAACTCCCTGATCCGTCCGCTGTCGGCGTACAACGGTCCGGAGCAGCGCGAGGTTGTCCCGATGGATCAGCGCTGA
- the prpB gene encoding methylisocitrate lyase, with product MAGLFSSTVTPTERRRAFRDGLNSGRIQRMPGAFSPLVARAIQEAGFEGVYVSGAVVAADLALPDIGLTTLSEVAHRSSQIARVTDLPVLVDADTGFGEPMSAARTISELEDAGVAGCHLEDQVNPKRCGHLDGKEVVPVELMLRRITAAVNERRDDQFVICARTDAAGVEGIDAAIERAKAYADAGADLIFTEALHTPADFEKFRSAVDVPLLANMTEFGKSDLLSAGQLEELGFNAVIYPVTTLRIAMGQVEEALGEIAATGTQAGWVDRMQHRSRLYELLRYNEYNAFDQQVFTYSADSYQPTFTR from the coding sequence ATGGCCGGTCTCTTCTCCTCCACTGTGACGCCGACGGAGCGTCGCCGAGCGTTCCGCGACGGGCTCAACAGCGGCCGGATCCAGCGCATGCCCGGAGCCTTCTCCCCGCTGGTGGCCCGCGCCATCCAGGAGGCCGGCTTCGAGGGCGTCTACGTCTCCGGCGCGGTGGTGGCCGCCGACCTGGCGCTGCCGGACATCGGCCTGACCACGTTGAGCGAGGTTGCCCACCGTTCGTCCCAGATCGCCCGGGTGACCGACCTGCCTGTGCTCGTCGACGCCGACACCGGTTTCGGCGAGCCGATGTCCGCGGCGCGGACGATCTCCGAGCTCGAGGACGCCGGCGTCGCCGGCTGCCACCTCGAGGACCAGGTCAACCCCAAGCGCTGCGGCCACCTCGACGGCAAGGAGGTCGTGCCGGTGGAGCTGATGCTCCGGCGCATCACGGCGGCCGTCAACGAGCGCCGCGACGACCAGTTCGTCATCTGCGCCCGCACCGACGCCGCCGGGGTCGAGGGCATCGACGCCGCGATCGAGCGCGCCAAGGCCTACGCCGACGCCGGCGCGGACCTCATCTTCACCGAGGCGCTGCACACACCGGCGGACTTCGAGAAGTTCCGGTCGGCCGTGGACGTGCCGCTCCTGGCGAACATGACCGAGTTCGGTAAGTCCGACCTCCTCTCCGCCGGCCAGCTCGAGGAGCTGGGCTTCAACGCGGTGATCTACCCGGTGACCACCCTGCGCATCGCGATGGGCCAGGTGGAGGAGGCGCTCGGGGAGATCGCCGCCACCGGCACACAGGCCGGGTGGGTCGACCGGATGCAGCACCGCTCCCGCCTCTACGAACTACTCCGATACAACGAGTACAACGCCTTCGACCAGCAGGTGTTCACCTACTCCGCCGACAGCTACCAGCCCACCTTCACCCGTTGA
- a CDS encoding sulfurtransferase, which produces MAVPFDPYPPFQEYAHPERLVSASWLSARLGTPGLRVIESDEDSLLYDIGHLPGALRIDWNKDLNDPVTRDIIDGEAFARLMREKGISRDDTVVIYGDQSNWWAAFTLWVFDMFGHEDVRLLDGGRDAWMAEERDTSFVVPEFPPSDYPAVERNDGGYRVFVDEVLSGIGRTALVDVRSTEEYFGQVGSDNDPAVFPALRQGHIPGAVNLPWQDNVHPNARFRSRAELEKLYGALNPGAETTIYCHAGDRTAHTWFVLKYLLGFDRVRNYDGSWVEWGNMVRMPIMRGEAPHA; this is translated from the coding sequence GTGGCCGTCCCCTTCGACCCCTATCCCCCGTTCCAGGAGTACGCCCATCCGGAGCGCCTGGTTTCCGCGTCCTGGCTGTCCGCCCGTCTGGGCACACCCGGCCTGCGGGTCATCGAATCCGACGAGGATTCACTCCTCTACGACATCGGTCATCTCCCAGGCGCACTGCGCATCGACTGGAACAAGGACCTCAACGACCCGGTCACCCGGGACATCATCGACGGCGAGGCCTTTGCTCGCCTGATGCGCGAGAAAGGCATCTCCCGCGACGACACCGTCGTCATCTACGGCGACCAGTCCAACTGGTGGGCCGCGTTCACCCTGTGGGTGTTCGACATGTTCGGCCACGAGGACGTCCGCCTGCTCGACGGCGGCCGTGACGCCTGGATGGCAGAGGAACGCGACACCTCCTTCGTCGTGCCGGAGTTCCCGCCCAGCGACTACCCGGCGGTCGAGCGGAACGACGGCGGCTACCGCGTCTTCGTCGATGAAGTCCTCTCCGGCATCGGCCGGACGGCGCTCGTGGACGTCCGCTCCACCGAGGAGTACTTCGGGCAGGTCGGTTCCGACAACGACCCCGCGGTCTTCCCCGCACTGCGTCAGGGCCACATTCCCGGCGCCGTGAACCTCCCCTGGCAGGACAACGTCCACCCCAACGCGAGGTTCCGCTCCCGTGCGGAGCTGGAGAAGCTCTACGGGGCGTTGAACCCCGGGGCGGAGACCACCATCTACTGCCACGCCGGCGACCGCACCGCCCACACCTGGTTCGTGCTCAAGTACCTCCTCGGTTTCGACCGGGTCCGTAACTACGACGGCTCCTGGGTCGAGTGGGGAAACATGGTCCGCATGCCGATCATGCGCGGAGAGGCCCCGCACGCCTGA
- the prpD gene encoding 2-methylcitrate dehydratase PrpD: MINHTVRTHRSAEEFPYEEHLAHKIARVAADPVEVPEETKEMIINRIIDNAAVSVASALRRPVTSARVMAQARPATTGGASVFGLPGKYAAEWAALANGTAVRELDFHDTFLAAEYSHPGDNIPPILAAAQQSGKGGRELIRGLATGYEIQVDLVRGICLHEHKIDHVAHLGPSAAAGIGTLLDLDVDTIYQAVGQALHTTTATRQSRKGLISSWKAFAPAFAGKMAIEAVDRAMRGEGAPAPIWEGEDGVIAWLLSGPDHEYTVPLPGEGEGKRAILDTYTKEHSAEYQSQAPIDLARRMGERLATDGRDLRDVESIVLHTSHHTHYVIGTGSNDPQKFDPAASRETLDHSIMYIFAVALEDRAWHHERSYAPERANRPETIELWRKICTVEDPEWTRRYHSTDPDEKAFGARAVITFRDGTVVEDELAVADAHPLGARPFAREQYIAKFRTLAEGIVPQAEQDRFLAAAENTENLSDLSELNIELGEDVLAKAPTIPGGLF, translated from the coding sequence ATGATCAACCACACTGTGCGTACCCACCGCTCCGCCGAAGAATTTCCCTACGAGGAGCACCTGGCACACAAGATCGCCCGCGTCGCCGCCGACCCCGTCGAGGTTCCGGAGGAGACGAAGGAGATGATCATCAACCGGATCATCGACAACGCCGCCGTCTCCGTCGCCTCGGCTCTCCGCCGCCCGGTCACCTCCGCCCGCGTCATGGCGCAGGCCCGCCCGGCCACCACCGGCGGCGCCTCCGTCTTCGGCCTGCCGGGGAAGTACGCCGCCGAGTGGGCGGCCCTGGCCAACGGCACCGCCGTCCGGGAACTCGACTTCCACGACACTTTCCTCGCCGCCGAGTACTCCCACCCGGGCGATAACATCCCTCCGATTCTCGCCGCCGCCCAGCAGTCCGGCAAGGGCGGCCGCGAGCTCATCCGCGGCCTGGCCACCGGCTACGAGATCCAGGTCGACCTGGTCCGGGGCATCTGCCTCCACGAGCACAAGATCGACCACGTGGCGCATCTCGGCCCGTCGGCGGCCGCCGGCATCGGCACCCTGCTCGATCTGGACGTGGACACCATCTACCAGGCCGTCGGCCAGGCGCTGCACACCACCACCGCCACCCGCCAGTCCCGCAAAGGCCTGATCTCCTCCTGGAAGGCCTTTGCCCCGGCCTTCGCCGGCAAGATGGCCATCGAGGCGGTCGACCGCGCCATGCGCGGCGAGGGTGCGCCGGCCCCGATCTGGGAGGGCGAGGACGGCGTCATCGCCTGGCTGCTTTCCGGCCCGGACCACGAGTACACCGTCCCGCTGCCGGGGGAGGGCGAGGGGAAGCGCGCCATCCTGGACACCTACACCAAGGAGCACTCCGCGGAGTACCAGTCCCAGGCGCCGATCGACCTGGCCCGCCGGATGGGAGAGCGGCTCGCCACCGACGGCAGGGACCTGCGCGACGTCGAGTCCATCGTCCTGCACACCAGCCACCACACCCACTACGTGATCGGCACCGGGTCCAACGACCCGCAGAAGTTCGACCCCGCCGCCTCGCGTGAGACGCTCGACCACTCCATCATGTACATCTTCGCCGTGGCGCTGGAGGACCGCGCCTGGCACCACGAGCGCTCCTACGCGCCGGAGCGAGCCAACCGTCCGGAGACCATCGAGCTGTGGCGCAAGATCTGCACCGTCGAGGACCCGGAGTGGACCCGCCGCTACCACTCCACCGACCCGGACGAGAAGGCCTTCGGCGCCCGCGCCGTCATCACCTTCCGCGACGGCACGGTGGTCGAGGACGAGCTCGCGGTGGCCGACGCCCACCCGCTCGGTGCCCGCCCCTTCGCCCGCGAGCAGTACATCGCCAAGTTCCGCACGCTGGCAGAGGGCATCGTCCCCCAGGCAGAGCAGGACCGCTTCCTCGCGGCCGCGGAAAACACCGAAAACCTCAGCGACCTCTCCGAACTCAACATCGAGCTGGGCGAGGATGTCCTGGCCAAGGCCCCGACGATCCCGGGAGGGCTGTTCTGA
- a CDS encoding pyruvate carboxylase, with protein MRSERTCLVATTTLPAFKKVLVANRGEIAVRAFRAAFETGAATVAVYPKEDRNSHHRSFASEAVRIGTEGSPVKAYLDIDEIIRAAKKTHADAVYPGYGFLSENAQLARECAENGITFIGPPPEVLDLTGDKSAAVEAAKKAGLPVLQDSEPSTDIDELVEMAEDFTFPIFVKAVAGGGGRGMRFIANPEDVAKLSVEASREAEAAFGDGRVYLERAVLNPQHIEVQILADHTGDVIHLYERDCSLQRRHQKVVEIAPAQHLDPQLREKICADAVKFCREIGYQCAGTVEFLVDENGNHVFIEMNPRIQVEHTVTEEVTSVDLVKAQMHLAAGATLKELGLTQDSIKLHGAALQCRITTEDPSNNFRPDTGTITAYRSPGGAGVRLDGAASLGGEISPNFDSMLVKMTCRGADFATAVARAQRALNEFTVSGVATNIGFLRALLREDDFQTKRISTNFINDHIHLLSAPPADDEAGRILNYLADVTVNRPHGKRPTEIRPVTKLPPKSDAPMPRGSRDLLRDLGPKRFAEHLREQDALAVTDTTFRDAHQSLLATRIRSSALVAAAEHVGRTTPNLLSVEAWGGATYDVAMRFLHEDPWERLDALRAAMPNVNIQMLLRGRNTVGYTPYPDSVAHAFVKEAADSGVDIFRIFDALNDVSQMRPAIDAVLETGTTVAEVAMAYSGNLLDPNEKIYTLDYYLGLAEKIVESGAHVLAIKDMAGLLRPTAASRLVKALRRNFDLPVHVHTHDTAGGQLATYFAAAQAGADAVDGASAPLAGTTSQPSLSAIVAAFADTHRDTGLSLDAVSDMEPYWEAVRQLYAPFEAGVPGPTGRVYRHEIPGGQLSNLRAQAKALGLEDRFELIEDYYAAVNEMLGRPTKVTPSSKVVGDLALHLVGAGVDPADFAHDPQKYDIPDSVVGFLRGDLGTPPGGWPLLREKALAGRNSVPSTMVDVPAEEEENLLSPDRQTRRSTLDKLLFPKQAAEFAEHRRQYGNTAALEDRVFFYGLKEGEESIIRLLTEKDQPPLVVRLDAVGEPDAKGMRQVVANVNGQIRPMKVRDRSVESVTASAEKADTGNKGHVAAPFAGVVTITAKVGDEVKAGDPVAVIEAMKMEATITATIDGTVERAAFVQPTKVEGGDLIVVIS; from the coding sequence ATGCGCTCGGAAAGGACCTGCCTCGTGGCCACCACCACACTGCCAGCATTCAAGAAGGTGCTTGTCGCCAACCGCGGTGAGATCGCCGTGCGCGCCTTCCGCGCCGCCTTCGAGACGGGAGCCGCCACCGTCGCGGTCTACCCCAAGGAAGACCGTAACTCCCACCACCGGTCGTTTGCCTCCGAGGCGGTCCGCATCGGCACGGAAGGCTCCCCGGTCAAGGCCTACCTGGACATCGACGAGATCATCCGCGCGGCGAAGAAGACCCACGCCGACGCCGTCTACCCCGGCTACGGCTTCCTCTCCGAGAATGCCCAGCTGGCCCGCGAGTGCGCCGAGAACGGCATCACCTTCATCGGCCCCCCGCCGGAGGTCCTGGACCTGACCGGTGACAAGTCCGCGGCCGTCGAGGCGGCCAAGAAGGCCGGTCTGCCGGTCCTGCAGGACTCCGAGCCCTCCACCGACATCGACGAGCTCGTCGAGATGGCCGAGGACTTCACCTTCCCCATCTTCGTCAAGGCAGTGGCCGGCGGCGGCGGCCGCGGTATGCGTTTCATCGCCAACCCCGAGGACGTGGCGAAGCTCTCGGTCGAGGCGTCCCGCGAGGCGGAGGCGGCGTTCGGCGACGGCCGCGTCTACCTCGAGCGCGCCGTGCTCAACCCGCAGCACATCGAGGTGCAGATCCTCGCCGACCACACCGGTGATGTCATCCACCTCTACGAGCGCGACTGCTCGCTGCAGCGCCGCCACCAGAAGGTCGTCGAGATCGCCCCGGCGCAGCACCTCGACCCGCAGCTGCGAGAGAAGATCTGCGCCGACGCGGTGAAGTTCTGCCGGGAGATCGGTTACCAGTGCGCCGGCACCGTGGAGTTCCTCGTCGACGAGAACGGAAACCACGTCTTCATCGAGATGAACCCGCGCATCCAGGTCGAGCACACCGTCACCGAGGAGGTCACCTCCGTCGACCTGGTCAAGGCGCAGATGCACCTGGCCGCCGGCGCGACGCTCAAGGAGCTGGGGCTGACCCAGGATTCGATCAAGCTCCACGGCGCGGCGCTGCAGTGCCGCATCACCACTGAGGACCCGTCCAACAACTTCCGCCCGGACACCGGCACGATCACCGCCTACCGTTCCCCGGGTGGTGCGGGCGTGCGTCTCGACGGCGCGGCCTCCCTCGGCGGTGAAATCTCCCCGAACTTCGATTCCATGCTGGTGAAGATGACCTGCCGCGGCGCCGACTTCGCCACGGCCGTGGCCCGTGCCCAGCGTGCGCTCAACGAATTCACCGTCTCGGGTGTGGCCACCAACATCGGTTTCCTCCGGGCCCTACTGCGCGAGGACGACTTCCAGACCAAGCGCATCTCCACCAACTTCATCAACGACCACATCCACCTCCTGTCCGCGCCGCCCGCGGACGACGAGGCTGGCCGGATCCTCAACTACCTGGCCGACGTCACGGTCAACCGTCCGCACGGCAAGCGGCCCACCGAGATCCGCCCGGTGACCAAGCTGCCCCCGAAGAGCGACGCGCCGATGCCGCGCGGGTCCCGTGATCTCCTGCGTGATCTCGGGCCGAAGCGATTCGCCGAGCACCTGCGCGAGCAGGACGCCCTGGCAGTCACCGACACCACCTTCCGGGACGCGCACCAGTCGCTGCTGGCCACCCGCATCCGTTCCTCCGCGTTGGTGGCCGCCGCCGAGCATGTCGGCCGCACGACCCCGAACCTGCTGTCCGTCGAGGCCTGGGGCGGTGCCACCTACGACGTGGCGATGCGTTTCCTCCACGAGGATCCGTGGGAGCGTCTCGACGCGCTGCGGGCGGCTATGCCCAACGTCAACATCCAGATGCTGCTGCGCGGGCGCAACACCGTCGGCTACACCCCGTACCCGGACTCGGTCGCGCACGCCTTCGTCAAGGAGGCCGCGGACTCGGGCGTGGACATCTTCCGCATCTTCGACGCGCTCAACGACGTGTCCCAGATGCGCCCCGCCATCGACGCCGTCCTGGAGACCGGCACCACCGTCGCCGAGGTGGCCATGGCGTACTCCGGTAACCTGCTGGACCCGAACGAGAAGATCTACACCCTCGACTACTACCTCGGCCTGGCCGAGAAGATCGTCGAGTCCGGGGCGCATGTCCTGGCCATCAAGGACATGGCCGGGCTGCTGCGCCCGACGGCCGCGTCCCGGCTGGTCAAGGCGCTGCGCCGCAACTTCGACCTGCCGGTCCACGTGCACACCCACGACACCGCCGGCGGCCAGCTGGCCACCTACTTCGCCGCCGCGCAGGCAGGTGCCGACGCCGTGGACGGGGCCTCCGCCCCGCTGGCCGGCACCACCTCGCAGCCGTCGCTGTCCGCGATTGTCGCCGCTTTCGCCGACACCCACCGCGACACGGGCCTGTCCCTGGACGCCGTCTCCGACATGGAGCCCTACTGGGAGGCCGTGCGCCAGCTCTACGCCCCCTTCGAGGCGGGTGTGCCAGGTCCCACGGGGCGGGTGTACCGGCACGAGATCCCCGGCGGCCAGCTGTCCAACCTCCGGGCACAGGCCAAGGCCCTGGGTCTGGAGGACCGTTTCGAGCTCATCGAGGACTACTACGCGGCGGTCAACGAGATGCTGGGCCGTCCCACCAAGGTCACCCCGTCGTCCAAGGTCGTCGGCGACCTCGCCCTGCACCTGGTCGGCGCCGGCGTCGATCCGGCCGATTTCGCGCACGACCCGCAGAAGTACGACATCCCGGATTCGGTGGTCGGCTTCCTGCGCGGCGACCTGGGCACCCCGCCCGGCGGCTGGCCGCTGCTGCGGGAGAAGGCCCTGGCGGGCCGCAACAGCGTCCCGTCGACCATGGTGGATGTCCCCGCCGAGGAGGAGGAGAACCTCCTGAGCCCGGACCGGCAGACCCGCCGCTCCACCCTGGACAAGCTGCTCTTCCCCAAGCAGGCCGCCGAGTTCGCGGAGCACCGCCGCCAGTACGGTAACACCGCCGCGCTCGAGGACCGCGTGTTCTTCTACGGCCTCAAGGAGGGCGAGGAGAGCATCATCCGTCTGCTCACCGAGAAGGACCAGCCGCCGCTGGTCGTGCGTCTCGACGCCGTCGGCGAGCCCGACGCCAAGGGTATGCGCCAGGTCGTGGCCAACGTCAACGGGCAGATCCGGCCGATGAAGGTCCGCGACCGCTCCGTCGAGTCGGTCACCGCCTCCGCCGAGAAGGCTGACACCGGTAACAAGGGCCACGTCGCGGCTCCGTTCGCGGGCGTGGTCACCATCACCGCGAAGGTCGGTGACGAGGTCAAGGCTGGTGACCCGGTCGCGGTCATCGAAGCGATGAAGATGGAGGCCACCATCACTGCCACCATCGACGGCACCGTCGAGCGGGCGGCATTCGTCCAGCCCACGAAGGTGGAGGGCGGCGACCTCATCGTCGTCATCTCCTGA
- a CDS encoding GNAT family N-acetyltransferase: protein MGSVLTGFSLRPATESDRTYLSRLFFLTDVFGDESQPVGDGYLEDLECYVGGRTPGQGGFIALSPEVIPAGGVWLRHGPGRPAFEFVAADVPELVIAVEHRYGGNGLGSSLIDAALSLARSRGHAGVSLAVDFGNDRARALYVRSSVGSRPGFGCEVLLHRFPAA from the coding sequence ATGGGTTCCGTCCTCACTGGTTTCTCACTTCGACCCGCCACCGAATCGGATCGCACGTATCTTTCCCGCCTGTTCTTCCTCACCGATGTCTTCGGCGACGAATCCCAACCCGTCGGCGATGGTTACCTCGAGGATCTCGAGTGCTACGTCGGCGGGAGGACTCCCGGTCAGGGCGGGTTCATCGCGCTGAGCCCGGAGGTCATCCCGGCTGGCGGGGTGTGGCTGCGACACGGGCCGGGACGACCGGCCTTCGAGTTCGTCGCCGCTGACGTCCCCGAACTGGTCATCGCCGTGGAGCACCGTTACGGCGGCAACGGCCTCGGTTCCTCACTTATCGACGCCGCGCTCTCCCTCGCCCGTTCCCGCGGCCACGCGGGGGTCTCCCTGGCCGTGGACTTCGGCAACGACCGGGCCCGTGCGCTGTACGTGCGGTCCAGCGTGGGTAGCCGTCCCGGGTTCGGCTGCGAGGTGCTGCTCCACCGTTTCCCGGCGGCCTGA
- a CDS encoding acetyl/propionyl/methylcrotonyl-CoA carboxylase subunit alpha, with amino-acid sequence MAVETKKITKVLVANRGEIAVRVIRAAKDAGFASVAVYAEPDADAPFVGMADEAFALGGQSSAESYLAIEKIIDAAAKSGADAVHPGYGFLAENAEFAQAVIDAGLIWIGPPPSAIADLGDKVTARHIAKRANAPMVPGTKDPVSGAEEVVAFAEEFGLPIAIKAAFGGGGRGMKVAYAMEEVAELYESATREAVSAFGRGECFVERYLDKARHVEAQVLADQHGNVIVTGTRDCSLQRRFQKLVEEAPAPFLTDEQRTMIHESAKAICREAGYYGAGTVEYLVGSDGLVSFLEVNTRLQVEHPVTEETTGIDLVREQFRIAEGQKMRFTEDPTPRGHSFEFRINGEDAGMNFMPTPGTITAYHQPDGPGVRVDSGVREGSVIGGQFDSMLAKLIVTGESREQALQRARRALDEFVVEGMPTVLPFHRHIVSNPAFVGDDEGFEVYTKWIEEVWDNPIEPFVDAADIPEDEAAPAHKVVVEVDGRRVEIALPGDLALGGGGAPKKKAKKRRSSGGAGGVSGDAIAAPMQGTVIKINVTDTQEVTEGEVILVLEAMKMENPVKAHKSGTVSGLAVDAGAGVTKGQVLLEIK; translated from the coding sequence GTGGCAGTAGAGACCAAGAAGATCACGAAGGTCCTCGTGGCCAACCGCGGTGAAATCGCGGTACGCGTGATCCGAGCCGCCAAGGATGCGGGCTTCGCCAGCGTCGCCGTGTACGCGGAGCCGGACGCCGACGCCCCGTTCGTCGGCATGGCAGATGAGGCGTTCGCCCTGGGCGGCCAGTCCTCCGCCGAGTCCTACCTCGCGATCGAGAAGATCATCGACGCCGCCGCCAAGTCCGGCGCGGACGCCGTCCACCCCGGCTACGGCTTCCTCGCCGAGAACGCGGAATTCGCGCAGGCGGTCATCGACGCCGGGCTGATCTGGATCGGCCCGCCGCCGTCCGCGATCGCCGATCTGGGTGACAAGGTGACCGCCCGGCACATCGCGAAGCGCGCCAACGCGCCGATGGTCCCGGGCACAAAGGATCCGGTGTCGGGCGCCGAAGAGGTCGTCGCCTTCGCCGAGGAGTTCGGCCTGCCGATCGCCATCAAGGCCGCTTTCGGCGGCGGCGGCCGCGGCATGAAGGTCGCCTACGCGATGGAAGAGGTAGCGGAGCTCTACGAGTCCGCCACCCGCGAGGCCGTCTCTGCCTTCGGCCGCGGCGAGTGCTTCGTCGAGCGTTACCTGGACAAGGCCCGCCATGTCGAGGCGCAGGTCCTGGCGGACCAGCACGGCAACGTCATCGTCACCGGAACCCGCGACTGCTCCCTGCAGCGCCGTTTCCAGAAGCTCGTGGAGGAGGCCCCGGCCCCCTTCCTCACCGACGAGCAGCGCACCATGATCCACGAGTCCGCCAAGGCCATCTGCCGCGAGGCCGGTTACTACGGCGCGGGCACCGTGGAGTACCTCGTCGGATCCGACGGCCTGGTCTCCTTCCTCGAGGTCAACACCCGTCTGCAGGTGGAGCACCCGGTCACCGAGGAGACCACCGGCATCGACCTGGTCCGCGAGCAGTTCCGCATCGCCGAGGGCCAGAAGATGCGCTTCACCGAGGATCCCACCCCGCGCGGCCACTCCTTCGAGTTCCGGATCAACGGCGAGGACGCCGGCATGAACTTCATGCCGACCCCGGGCACCATCACCGCCTACCACCAGCCGGACGGCCCGGGTGTCCGCGTGGACTCCGGCGTCCGTGAGGGTTCCGTCATCGGCGGCCAGTTCGACTCCATGCTGGCCAAGCTGATCGTCACCGGTGAGTCCCGCGAGCAGGCCCTGCAGCGCGCCCGCCGCGCGCTCGACGAATTCGTCGTCGAGGGCATGCCCACGGTTCTGCCGTTCCACCGCCACATCGTCTCCAACCCGGCGTTCGTCGGCGACGATGAGGGCTTCGAGGTCTACACCAAGTGGATCGAGGAGGTCTGGGACAACCCGATCGAGCCCTTCGTCGACGCCGCCGACATCCCCGAGGACGAGGCTGCCCCGGCGCACAAGGTCGTCGTCGAGGTGGACGGCCGCCGCGTGGAAATCGCCCTGCCCGGCGATCTCGCGCTCGGCGGGGGCGGCGCCCCCAAGAAGAAGGCGAAGAAGCGCCGCTCCTCCGGTGGCGCCGGCGGCGTCTCCGGCGACGCTATCGCCGCCCCGATGCAGGGCACCGTCATCAAGATCAACGTCACCGACACCCAGGAGGTGACCGAGGGCGAGGTCATCCTGGTGCTCGAGGCGATGAAGATGGAGAACCCGGTCAAGGCGCACAAGTCCGGCACCGTCAGCGGCCTGGCCGTCGACGCCGGCGCGGGCGTCACCAAGGGGCAGGTCCTGCTCGAGATCAAGTAG